From the Rhodococcus sp. NBC_00297 genome, one window contains:
- a CDS encoding M23 family metallopeptidase: MKKGGIVALVAVLAAALFVVLFVTTLSPSGDEDCLPSGTSVPSAGGVPAGSFAKPMKTGEAQLTSGFGPRWGTQHNGIDLAGPIGTPIYAYADGVVAKAGEAQGFGQWIVLDHNIGGRVVSTVYGHMFPDGVLVKVGDRVTAGQHIANEGNNGDTTGAHLHFEYHPGGWAPGNAVDPAPFYAGAAEPGSGAAGSGTPGSSPSTTPPAPAAPDVAVSANGAELAALPAAVGSEEHFQVDTVRVARAVHAKFPQITSIGGWRADGGGFDDHPSGRAADIMIDNWPSEEGKALGDQVKDYLWANRQVLQIEYMIWRQQYIPSDGEPNVM; this comes from the coding sequence GTGAAGAAGGGCGGGATCGTCGCCCTCGTCGCGGTCCTCGCGGCGGCACTGTTCGTGGTCCTGTTCGTCACCACCCTGAGCCCCAGCGGCGACGAGGACTGCCTGCCGTCGGGCACCTCTGTTCCGTCGGCCGGGGGCGTCCCGGCCGGATCGTTCGCCAAGCCCATGAAGACCGGCGAAGCGCAGCTCACCAGCGGCTTCGGGCCACGGTGGGGCACCCAGCACAACGGCATCGACCTCGCCGGTCCGATCGGCACACCCATCTACGCCTACGCCGACGGTGTCGTCGCCAAAGCCGGTGAGGCGCAGGGATTCGGGCAGTGGATCGTCCTCGACCACAACATCGGCGGGCGCGTCGTCTCCACCGTCTACGGGCACATGTTCCCCGACGGCGTCCTCGTCAAGGTGGGGGACCGGGTCACCGCCGGGCAGCACATCGCGAACGAGGGCAACAACGGTGACACCACCGGAGCGCACCTGCACTTCGAGTACCACCCAGGCGGGTGGGCACCCGGCAACGCCGTCGACCCGGCACCGTTCTACGCCGGAGCCGCCGAGCCCGGTTCCGGTGCAGCTGGTTCCGGAACGCCGGGCAGCTCGCCGTCGACCACCCCGCCGGCCCCGGCCGCACCGGACGTCGCCGTGTCGGCGAATGGCGCGGAGTTGGCAGCGCTCCCCGCGGCGGTCGGGTCGGAGGAGCACTTCCAGGTCGACACCGTCCGCGTCGCCCGCGCCGTCCACGCGAAGTTCCCGCAGATCACGTCCATCGGCGGATGGCGGGCAGACGGCGGCGGCTTCGACGACCACCCGTCCGGCCGGGCCGCGGACATCATGATCGACAACTGGCCCTCGGAGGAAGGCAAGGCGCTCGGCGATCAGGTGAAGGACTATCTCTGGGCCAACCGTCAGGTGTTGCAGATCGAGTACATGATCTGGCGACAGCAGTACATCCCCTCCGACGGTGAACCGAACGTCATGTAG
- a CDS encoding lytic transglycosylase domain-containing protein — MAQGRYNCAVLDDLRPGMESGAVTGDPVELMLAGYNAGPGAVQQFGGIPPYVETQNYVTTITAAAGDYDLAR; from the coding sequence GTGGCGCAAGGACGGTACAACTGCGCCGTCCTCGACGATCTGCGCCCGGGTATGGAATCCGGTGCCGTCACCGGTGATCCGGTGGAGCTGATGCTCGCCGGTTACAACGCCGGCCCCGGAGCCGTGCAGCAGTTCGGCGGCATCCCCCCGTATGTGGAGACGCAGAACTACGTCACCACCATCACAGCCGCCGCCGGCGACTACGACCTCGCCCGATGA
- a CDS encoding Lsr2 family DNA-binding protein produces MEQTRAIREWANASGYEVSDRGRFPAAVVERSTPTISCSHRLLLVIR; encoded by the coding sequence CTGGAACAGACGCGGGCGATCCGGGAGTGGGCGAACGCGAGCGGGTACGAGGTCAGCGACCGCGGCCGGTTCCCCGCGGCAGTGGTGGAGCGTTCGACGCCGACCATTAGTTGCTCTCACAGGCTGCTGCTGGTGATCCGGTAG
- a CDS encoding Lsr2 dimerization domain-containing protein, whose translation MAKREIVELTDDIDVSSIADGAGETIDFSVNGIDYRIDPEEKNSR comes from the coding sequence GTGGCGAAACGCGAGATCGTGGAATTGACCGACGATATAGACGTCAGCAGCATCGCCGACGGAGCCGGGGAAACGATCGACTTCTCCGTCAACGGAATCGACTACCGAATCGACCCGGAAGAGAAGAATTCGAGATAG
- a CDS encoding XdhC family protein → MRELVKSLKQWYVEGSPVGLATVVRARGSAVHGVGAMLAVGPHGQAVGGVSGGCVEGVVFDAASAAALDGTRDRLWFGANDTDPFAVALTCGGEIEIVVERLDCRTRPHYRTLLDHVGCQSAVCEIVDLNATSGPVHLVVSPSEMYGSFGTPEIDAAATRLGREMLHSGTSGLAHVESDGAAIEVFVHSFPGPPRMLVFGGLDLADAVAQIAKLVGYRVVVCDARPVFATASRFPHADEVVHAWPHQYLQQQSDAGSVDPSTVLCVLTHDSKFDEPLLEVAVRTAARYIGVLGSRRTHENRITRLLEHGLSVEETARLHSPIGLDIGGHTTHEMALSIVAEIVASGRGRSGGALRRGVGSIRGSASTM, encoded by the coding sequence GTGCGCGAGCTCGTGAAGTCGTTGAAGCAATGGTATGTAGAGGGATCCCCCGTCGGCCTGGCAACTGTGGTTCGAGCGAGAGGGAGTGCTGTTCACGGGGTCGGGGCTATGCTGGCCGTCGGCCCGCACGGACAGGCGGTCGGCGGGGTGTCCGGCGGTTGCGTAGAAGGAGTGGTGTTCGACGCCGCGTCAGCAGCTGCGCTCGACGGCACACGAGACCGACTGTGGTTCGGAGCGAACGACACCGACCCCTTTGCGGTCGCGCTGACATGCGGCGGCGAGATCGAGATCGTCGTCGAGAGGCTGGATTGTCGAACGCGGCCGCACTATCGAACGTTGTTGGATCACGTAGGTTGCCAGTCGGCCGTGTGCGAGATCGTGGATCTGAATGCGACCTCCGGACCTGTCCACCTGGTGGTTAGTCCATCCGAGATGTATGGATCTTTTGGAACGCCTGAAATCGATGCTGCCGCTACACGACTCGGCCGGGAGATGCTTCATTCTGGTACCTCGGGACTGGCGCATGTCGAATCGGATGGTGCGGCGATCGAGGTCTTCGTACACTCATTCCCTGGACCACCACGAATGCTCGTCTTTGGCGGTCTCGACCTCGCAGATGCGGTTGCGCAAATCGCGAAGCTCGTCGGCTACCGCGTGGTCGTATGCGACGCACGCCCGGTGTTCGCTACCGCCAGTCGGTTCCCTCATGCAGACGAAGTCGTACACGCTTGGCCACATCAGTATCTGCAACAGCAGTCGGATGCCGGATCTGTTGATCCTTCAACCGTTTTGTGTGTTCTCACTCACGACAGCAAGTTCGACGAACCCCTGCTGGAAGTAGCGGTACGAACTGCGGCCCGATACATCGGGGTGCTCGGTAGTCGTCGAACCCACGAGAATCGAATAACCCGCCTTCTGGAACACGGTCTCAGTGTCGAGGAAACAGCACGATTGCACTCTCCAATCGGCCTCGATATCGGCGGTCACACTACACACGAGATGGCATTGTCCATCGTGGCGGAGATAGTCGCGTCTGGTCGCGGGCGTTCGGGAGGGGCGTTGCGTCGTGGCGTTGGATCAATCAGAGGATCAGCAAGCACGATGTGA
- a CDS encoding SRPBCC family protein, with amino-acid sequence MILTNTLDIDASADDVFRLINDVEKVATCVPGAAITGKDGDTFLGGVKVKVGPISASYAGTIRFIEVDSEAHTLTLEAKGADSHGNGDAEAQVDLAVESMGDRSRLTLRTDLVISGKIVSFGKGAIVAVSNKVMQQFAVNLGALLNERSLGTDAAPQLHVVPTRAMEQVSSELNVMSFAPTSVKKYAPYVGIFTAGAIEGWLISRAFTRR; translated from the coding sequence GTGATACTGACCAACACCCTCGACATCGATGCGTCCGCCGACGACGTCTTCCGGCTGATCAACGACGTCGAGAAAGTCGCCACCTGTGTACCCGGCGCGGCGATCACGGGTAAGGACGGCGACACTTTCCTCGGCGGCGTCAAGGTCAAAGTAGGGCCGATCAGCGCGTCCTACGCCGGTACGATCCGTTTCATCGAGGTCGACAGCGAAGCTCACACGCTGACGTTGGAAGCCAAAGGGGCGGATTCCCACGGCAACGGTGACGCCGAGGCCCAAGTCGACCTGGCGGTCGAATCCATGGGCGACAGGTCACGGCTGACGTTGCGTACCGACCTCGTCATAAGTGGCAAGATCGTCTCGTTCGGCAAGGGCGCTATCGTTGCGGTGTCGAACAAGGTCATGCAACAGTTCGCGGTCAACCTCGGTGCGCTCCTGAATGAACGATCGCTTGGGACTGATGCTGCACCACAACTCCATGTTGTCCCGACGAGGGCCATGGAACAGGTCTCAAGTGAGTTGAACGTGATGTCTTTCGCACCGACATCGGTAAAAAAGTACGCACCCTACGTCGGCATCTTCACCGCAGGAGCCATCGAAGGATGGTTGATTTCCAGAGCTTTCACTAGGCGTTGA
- a CDS encoding (2Fe-2S)-binding protein → MSNKHLIELTVNGTEHEVVIEPRRTLVDVLRHNLRLTGTHVGCEHGVCGACTVLIDGKPTRACLTFAAQVENTDIRTVESLSNGDTLSDLQQAFSAHHGLQCGFCTPGFLMLAEGFLAENPDAKIDEIREVVASNYCRCTGYQTIVEAIDSCAEQRRCAGCVKMNGVPQ, encoded by the coding sequence ATGAGCAACAAGCACCTGATCGAACTCACTGTGAACGGCACGGAGCACGAGGTGGTCATCGAACCGCGTCGCACACTCGTGGACGTACTGCGTCACAATCTGCGCCTGACGGGCACCCACGTCGGGTGCGAGCACGGCGTCTGCGGAGCCTGCACCGTCCTCATCGACGGCAAACCGACTCGTGCATGCCTGACCTTCGCAGCACAGGTCGAGAACACGGACATACGCACTGTCGAATCGTTGTCCAACGGCGACACTCTGAGTGACCTCCAGCAAGCGTTCTCCGCACACCACGGCCTGCAATGCGGCTTCTGTACACCTGGGTTCCTGATGCTGGCCGAAGGATTCCTTGCCGAAAACCCAGACGCGAAAATAGACGAAATTCGGGAAGTCGTCGCGTCGAATTATTGCCGATGCACCGGTTACCAAACCATCGTCGAAGCCATCGACTCGTGCGCCGAGCAACGTCGTTGCGCCGGCTGCGTGAAAATGAACGGAGTTCCGCAGTGA
- a CDS encoding xanthine dehydrogenase family protein molybdopterin-binding subunit, translating to MSSTEVLTPKFVGTSVARREDPRLLTGRGRFVDDIAMPGMLHAQFVRSTVAAGSVTTLDVSDVTEVDGVRAVFTAADLDLKPIRAVLVRPLSEFVPTDMPVLSSDVVRYVGEPLALVVADDAYTVEDGLEAARVAYQTDTAITSADQAVSDGVPLVHDGVPNNTVVDVQMFATEGIDVIFDDAHTIVTVRSRTGRQNALPLETRGCLAYWDGRDEQLIIYICTQVPHQVRTVTALCLGLDERQVRVVVPDMGGGFGQKCVVGREEIAVAAAALKLGRPVKWIEDRKDALTASFLAREQQYDVRAAFDSEGHILGLDADVVCDMGAYSCYPFTAGIEPLMASAEMPGVYKVPAYRVRGRSIFSNKTPTAPYRGVSRPQYVMVMERLFERAARALGLDAVEIRRRNVITAFPYTGVNNITYDPGSYLEALNLCEKTLRDEGWYSYQERALAAGRHVGIGYSCFSERTGYGSSAFAARKMNVVPGFDISEVKMDTSGTVVVTTGTMSHGQSHETTMAQIVADCLGIEVEQVKIVQGDTDRITYGFGSFASRSITIGGSAVALASNKLGEKLCEIAAHLMETRHDNVELGSGLVRQRDDHSKFVTYIDIADVSYLKAHLMPKGVEPGLSATASFDVFNDGTFSNATHGVVVELHEGTGKVEILRYFCVEDCGVAINPKIVEGQCRGGIAQGIAGALFEQVSYDVNGNPLCASFIDYKVPTACEIPDIGIAHLETPCLFTESGAKGAGEGGTIGAPAAVLNAVNDGLRFTGVELNNTPITPVAVQAALAKGPA from the coding sequence CGAGGTCGACGGCGTCCGCGCCGTGTTCACTGCCGCGGACCTCGACTTGAAGCCAATTCGCGCCGTATTGGTTCGCCCACTGTCGGAATTCGTGCCGACAGACATGCCCGTGCTCAGTAGCGATGTTGTCAGATACGTGGGGGAACCGCTGGCGTTGGTCGTCGCCGACGATGCCTACACCGTCGAGGACGGGCTCGAGGCAGCACGCGTGGCCTACCAGACCGACACCGCGATCACGTCCGCCGATCAGGCGGTGAGCGACGGCGTCCCGCTGGTGCATGACGGCGTCCCGAACAACACGGTCGTCGACGTACAGATGTTCGCGACGGAGGGCATCGACGTGATCTTCGACGACGCCCACACCATCGTTACCGTTCGATCGCGGACCGGACGTCAGAACGCACTGCCCCTCGAGACTCGTGGTTGCCTCGCCTACTGGGACGGCCGCGACGAGCAGTTGATCATTTACATTTGCACCCAGGTCCCGCACCAGGTCCGTACCGTCACCGCGCTGTGTCTCGGGCTGGACGAGCGTCAGGTGCGCGTCGTCGTCCCCGACATGGGCGGCGGATTCGGCCAGAAGTGCGTCGTGGGTCGCGAAGAGATTGCCGTAGCGGCAGCCGCGCTGAAGCTAGGTCGCCCGGTCAAGTGGATCGAGGACCGAAAAGACGCGTTGACCGCGTCGTTCCTCGCTCGCGAGCAGCAGTACGACGTGCGCGCAGCGTTCGACTCCGAAGGACACATCCTGGGGCTCGACGCGGACGTCGTCTGCGATATGGGAGCTTACTCGTGCTACCCGTTCACCGCCGGTATCGAACCGCTGATGGCCTCGGCGGAAATGCCCGGTGTGTATAAGGTTCCGGCATACCGCGTGCGCGGACGGTCGATCTTTAGCAACAAGACCCCGACCGCTCCGTATCGCGGCGTCTCTCGGCCGCAGTACGTCATGGTGATGGAGCGACTGTTCGAGCGGGCGGCACGGGCGCTCGGGCTCGACGCCGTCGAGATCCGTCGCCGCAACGTAATCACCGCGTTCCCGTACACCGGCGTCAACAACATCACCTACGACCCCGGCTCCTACCTCGAAGCCCTGAACCTGTGCGAGAAGACGCTGCGCGACGAAGGCTGGTACTCGTATCAAGAGCGGGCGCTCGCCGCCGGACGGCACGTCGGCATCGGCTACTCCTGCTTCAGCGAGCGGACCGGCTACGGCAGCAGCGCGTTCGCAGCGCGCAAGATGAACGTGGTCCCGGGATTCGACATCTCCGAGGTCAAGATGGACACCTCCGGGACCGTCGTCGTCACCACCGGCACGATGAGCCACGGCCAGAGCCACGAAACGACCATGGCGCAGATTGTCGCCGACTGCCTCGGCATCGAGGTGGAGCAGGTCAAGATTGTGCAGGGCGATACCGACCGGATCACCTACGGATTCGGTTCGTTCGCATCGCGATCTATCACTATCGGCGGCAGCGCGGTCGCTCTGGCATCGAACAAACTGGGCGAGAAGCTCTGCGAGATTGCGGCACATTTGATGGAAACTCGACACGACAATGTCGAATTGGGGTCGGGCCTCGTCCGCCAGCGTGACGACCATTCGAAGTTCGTCACCTACATAGATATTGCGGACGTCTCGTATCTCAAGGCGCACTTGATGCCCAAGGGCGTCGAACCGGGACTGTCCGCGACCGCAAGCTTCGACGTGTTCAACGACGGCACCTTTTCCAACGCCACGCACGGAGTGGTCGTGGAACTGCACGAGGGCACCGGCAAGGTCGAGATATTGCGCTACTTCTGCGTCGAAGACTGCGGCGTCGCCATCAACCCCAAGATCGTCGAAGGTCAGTGCCGCGGCGGTATTGCACAGGGCATCGCGGGCGCCCTGTTCGAGCAGGTGTCGTACGACGTAAACGGCAATCCGCTGTGTGCGAGCTTCATCGACTACAAGGTGCCGACTGCCTGCGAGATCCCCGACATCGGCATCGCGCACCTCGAAACCCCCTGCCTGTTCACTGAATCCGGTGCCAAGGGTGCGGGGGAGGGCGGCACGATCGGCGCTCCGGCAGCCGTGCTTAACGCCGTTAACGACGGACTACGCTTCACCGGAGTCGAATTGAACAACACGCCGATCACGCCTGTTGCCGTACAGGCCGCACTGGCGAAGGGACCAGCATGA